A genomic segment from Paenibacillus sp. encodes:
- a CDS encoding aldo/keto reductase: protein METIDVSGLKKGVSRLILGTDYFKPEIMDRIGPIMDEFVALGGNTLDTARVYAGGLSEAAVGQWIRERGNREKINVWTKGAHHDKNGPRVNKDAIYDDLMNSLEALQMDSVEMYALHRDDPAVEVGPILEALNEHIEAGRISAIGASNWSYQRLQEANDYAAAHGLVGFSFSSPNFSLARANEPFWAGCVSVDDETLEWHQRSQLPLLSWSSQARGFFSGRYTPDNRENADLVRVFYSDDNWARQRRAGELAREKGVTTIQIALAYVLSQSFPTCALIGPANLDELRSCRDASLLRLTEEEIRFLEG, encoded by the coding sequence ATCGAAACGATCGACGTATCCGGATTGAAAAAAGGCGTTTCGCGCCTCATCCTCGGCACCGACTACTTCAAGCCCGAGATCATGGACCGCATCGGTCCGATCATGGACGAATTCGTCGCGCTCGGCGGCAACACGCTCGACACCGCCCGCGTTTACGCCGGCGGCCTCAGCGAGGCGGCGGTCGGTCAATGGATCCGAGAGCGGGGCAACCGCGAAAAAATCAACGTCTGGACGAAGGGCGCCCATCACGACAAGAACGGGCCTCGCGTCAATAAGGACGCGATCTACGACGATCTGATGAACAGCCTCGAGGCGCTGCAGATGGACAGCGTCGAGATGTACGCGCTCCATCGCGACGACCCGGCCGTCGAAGTCGGCCCGATTCTCGAGGCGCTCAACGAGCATATCGAAGCCGGCCGGATTTCCGCGATCGGAGCTTCCAACTGGTCGTACCAGCGTTTGCAAGAAGCGAACGACTACGCCGCCGCGCACGGCCTTGTCGGCTTCAGCTTCAGCAGCCCGAACTTCAGCCTCGCGCGGGCGAACGAGCCGTTCTGGGCCGGCTGCGTCTCCGTCGACGACGAGACGCTCGAATGGCACCAGCGGTCCCAGCTGCCGCTGCTGTCTTGGTCGTCGCAGGCGCGCGGATTTTTCTCCGGACGGTATACGCCGGACAATCGCGAGAACGCCGATCTCGTTCGCGTATTTTACAGCGACGACAACTGGGCGCGCCAGCGCCGGGCCGGCGAGCTCGCGCGCGAGAAGGGCGTCACGACGATCCAGATCGCGCTCGCATACGTGCTGAGCCAATCGTTCCCGACCTGCGCGCTGATCGGTCCTGCGAATCTCGACGAGCTCCGCTCCTGCCGAGACGCGAGCCTGCTCCGGCTGACCGAGGAAGAGATCCGCTTCCTCGAAGGCTGA
- a CDS encoding RluA family pseudouridine synthase gives MITRTVTPSEAGKRLHRYLRSLMPNYPLGQIYKMIDQGKVRVNGKRKKQNYEMAAGDEIAIHVDEATFEQSGGEEKKPKFVGVNANIDVVYEDDELLVVNKPAGLLTHPDRTEQKDTLITRVHAYLYRKGALDSKLFLPASANRLDRNTSGLVLVGKTAGMLHRLNQWVQRREIGKFYVTIVQGRLEGSGTIDAALSRDETSNRTRVSAAEDAREAITHYAALQTSNGYTLVEVELESGRTHQIRSHFQSIGHPLLGDVKYGGRPYEGVNHQLLHAWKVTLPDGRVFTASPPSTFGAVMRKLRLSLADR, from the coding sequence ATGATCACGCGCACCGTCACCCCGTCGGAAGCCGGCAAACGGCTGCATCGCTATTTGCGCAGCTTGATGCCGAATTATCCGCTCGGCCAAATTTACAAAATGATCGATCAAGGGAAAGTGCGCGTCAACGGCAAACGAAAGAAACAAAATTACGAGATGGCGGCCGGCGACGAAATCGCGATCCACGTCGACGAAGCGACGTTCGAGCAATCGGGCGGCGAGGAGAAAAAGCCGAAATTCGTCGGGGTGAACGCGAACATAGACGTCGTCTACGAGGACGACGAGCTGCTCGTCGTCAACAAGCCGGCGGGGCTGCTGACGCATCCCGACCGGACGGAGCAGAAGGACACGCTCATTACGAGGGTGCACGCGTATTTGTACCGCAAAGGCGCGCTCGACAGCAAGCTGTTTCTTCCCGCGTCGGCCAATCGGCTCGACCGCAACACGAGCGGCCTCGTTCTGGTCGGCAAGACGGCCGGGATGCTTCATCGGTTGAACCAATGGGTGCAGCGGAGAGAAATCGGCAAGTTTTACGTGACGATCGTTCAGGGCCGGTTGGAAGGCTCCGGCACGATCGACGCGGCGCTCTCGCGCGACGAAACGTCGAACCGGACGAGGGTGTCGGCGGCCGAAGACGCGCGGGAGGCGATCACGCATTACGCGGCGCTGCAGACGTCGAACGGGTACACGCTCGTGGAGGTCGAACTCGAGAGCGGGCGCACGCACCAAATCCGTTCGCATTTCCAAAGCATCGGCCATCCGCTGCTCGGCGACGTCAAATACGGCGGCAGGCCGTACGAGGGCGTCAACCATCAGCTGCTGCACGCGTGGAAAGTGACGCTGCCCGACGGGCGCGTCTTTACCGCTTCGCCGCCGTCGACGTTCGGCGCCGTCATGCGGAAGCTGCGCCTTTCGCTCGCGGACCGGTAA
- a CDS encoding bifunctional diguanylate cyclase/phosphodiesterase: MNRKQVLHEASQVVFEHLGRLLGGRSYFLAENDLTTNWIVSAWNRNEPLVKTGAALSYEHTYCKIVYDREGPAWIPDTSADPSTMHLEATERLGPCSFIGVPVYRSGGRRYGTICAIDRPHGFDDTALAQLEQAAVFIGVLLDVENSFYIDELTELYNRTYLEMFYDHLSAEANVGAVFIDIDRCKTINETYGRPFGDELLRQFAERLRNAVRGAGIPARYAGDEFMAIFFHRTKEQLEAAAASIYRKLTEPFLVMGREVSVTVSMGVSAEGGSLRDHILQSDAAMYQIKKNGKQGIAVYDDRLHPLIPENGVRRSVKFNSFQIVYQPIVEVATGESAVEALVRIRHPEMGIVGPNMFLPAAKQSGYLLQMDLHTIRTACLQVQELPDWRNRIAKLAVNCDALELRQPDFPEMVDAILRETNFPADRLEFELNERISLFDVEAIEPQVMRMREQGISFALDDFGHGSSTLGLLLKLPVEKVKLDRLFVEQIDRDPRSRTIVEHLLAMCERLGLAVVAEGIETDAQLRTLRELGCRWMQGYRLGRPVPFEQLHDTLLAAAAP, encoded by the coding sequence TTGAATAGAAAACAGGTCTTACACGAAGCCTCGCAAGTCGTATTCGAGCACTTGGGTCGCCTCCTCGGCGGAAGGTCGTACTTCCTCGCCGAGAACGATCTCACCACGAATTGGATCGTCAGCGCCTGGAATCGGAACGAACCGCTCGTCAAGACCGGAGCAGCGCTTTCATACGAACATACTTACTGCAAAATCGTTTACGACCGGGAAGGTCCCGCCTGGATCCCCGATACGAGCGCGGACCCGTCCACCATGCATCTCGAAGCGACGGAGCGGCTCGGTCCGTGTTCTTTCATCGGCGTTCCCGTCTACCGAAGCGGCGGCCGCAGATACGGCACGATTTGCGCGATCGACCGTCCGCACGGCTTCGACGATACGGCGCTGGCGCAGTTGGAACAGGCCGCCGTGTTTATCGGCGTTTTACTGGACGTAGAGAACAGTTTTTACATAGACGAATTAACGGAGCTGTACAACCGGACGTATTTAGAGATGTTTTACGATCATTTGTCGGCAGAAGCGAACGTCGGGGCGGTGTTTATCGACATCGACCGCTGCAAGACGATCAACGAAACGTACGGGAGGCCTTTCGGGGACGAATTGCTTCGGCAGTTCGCCGAGCGGCTTCGGAACGCCGTCCGCGGCGCGGGCATTCCGGCGCGTTACGCGGGCGACGAATTTATGGCGATCTTCTTCCACCGGACGAAGGAGCAGCTCGAAGCGGCGGCGGCCAGCATATACCGAAAGCTGACCGAGCCGTTCCTCGTGATGGGCCGCGAGGTGAGCGTCACGGTCAGCATGGGCGTCAGCGCGGAGGGCGGATCGCTGCGGGATCATATTTTGCAATCGGACGCCGCGATGTATCAAATCAAGAAGAACGGCAAACAGGGCATCGCCGTGTACGACGATCGGCTTCATCCGCTCATTCCGGAGAACGGCGTCCGCCGCAGCGTGAAATTCAACAGCTTCCAAATCGTGTACCAGCCGATCGTCGAGGTCGCTACCGGCGAATCGGCCGTCGAGGCGCTCGTGCGCATTCGGCATCCCGAGATGGGGATCGTCGGACCGAACATGTTTCTGCCGGCCGCCAAGCAATCGGGATATTTGCTGCAGATGGATTTGCACACGATCCGCACCGCCTGTTTGCAAGTGCAGGAGCTGCCCGATTGGCGAAACCGCATCGCGAAGCTCGCGGTCAACTGCGACGCGCTCGAGCTGCGGCAGCCCGATTTTCCGGAGATGGTCGATGCGATCTTGCGCGAGACGAACTTTCCGGCGGACCGCCTGGAGTTCGAATTGAACGAACGGATCAGCTTATTCGACGTCGAAGCGATCGAACCGCAAGTGATGCGCATGCGGGAGCAGGGCATTTCGTTCGCCTTGGACGATTTCGGCCACGGCAGCTCGACGCTCGGACTGCTGCTGAAGCTGCCTGTGGAGAAGGTGAAGCTGGATCGGCTGTTCGTCGAACAGATCGACCGGGATCCGCGAAGCCGTACGATCGTCGAGCATCTGCTGGCGATGTGCGAGCGGCTCGGCCTCGCGGTCGTCGCCGAAGGCATCGAGACGGATGCGCAGCTGCGGACGCTGCGCGAACTCGGCTGCCGCTGGATGCAGGGCTACCGGCTCGGACGGCCCGTGCCGTTCGAGCAGCTGCACGATACGCTGCTGGCCGCGGCGGCGCCGTAA
- a CDS encoding LTA synthase family protein, whose product MRSNAFIYFAIAAIWAKSYLTQRLAFELPVSGWEQELLMALNPLASVLAMTALCAAAFRRRLSVALIALAFTTSALLFADLVFYRFFNDFITIPVLLQSEHMNDLWSSVLQLTQPTDPLLFADGLLLSLAAARRRFRPAPWNRYRTAAAAGLAAGLLACNYSMAESVRPDLLTRAFDRQILVRSIGAYNYHVYDAVLNARMGSRKALAREADFEEAARIFDELPLDGADPSLFGVAKGRNVFLISLESLQSFMLERRIDGREATPFLNRLMKDSFAFDEFYHQTGQGKTSDAEFLIDTSLFPLPTGAVFFTHAQNVYRTLPMSLKREGYATAAFHANDPSFWNRGRMYPALGYDRFYSVRDYAVNEENRIGWGLNDVSFFEQSVALAAKLPQPFFAKLITLTNHYPFELDEAHRLLPEYTSSSRTLNRYVPTVRYLDQAVERFFEAVKAQGLYERSVFVLYGDHYGISTKHNKAMAQLLGKPLITPYDTVRLQRVPLLIHIPGVPGRRMPTVGGQIDLYPTLLHLLGATPEDRYYFGRDLFAAGRPQFVVFRDGSFVTDRLVYTKNACYDKASGGRIDAAACEPFKRQAIDRLTSSDAIVYGDLFRFIPGADPARKL is encoded by the coding sequence TTGAGGAGCAACGCCTTCATTTACTTCGCCATCGCGGCGATTTGGGCGAAATCGTATTTGACGCAGCGTCTCGCGTTCGAGCTGCCGGTATCCGGCTGGGAGCAGGAGCTGTTGATGGCGCTCAATCCGCTCGCCTCCGTGCTGGCGATGACGGCGTTATGCGCGGCGGCGTTCCGCCGCAGACTCTCCGTCGCTTTGATCGCGCTCGCTTTCACGACATCGGCGCTGCTGTTCGCCGATTTGGTCTTTTACCGATTTTTTAACGATTTCATCACGATCCCGGTGCTGCTGCAGTCCGAACATATGAACGATTTGTGGAGCAGCGTGCTGCAATTGACGCAGCCGACCGACCCGCTCTTGTTCGCGGACGGGTTGCTGCTGTCGCTGGCCGCCGCGCGCCGCCGGTTCCGCCCCGCTCCGTGGAATCGCTATCGGACGGCCGCCGCCGCCGGCCTCGCCGCCGGGCTGCTCGCCTGCAACTATTCGATGGCCGAAAGCGTCCGTCCGGACCTGCTGACGCGGGCGTTCGACCGGCAAATCTTGGTGCGCAGTATCGGCGCGTACAATTACCACGTATACGACGCGGTGCTGAACGCCCGCATGGGCTCGCGTAAAGCGCTGGCGAGGGAAGCCGATTTCGAGGAGGCGGCGCGCATCTTCGACGAGCTCCCCCTAGATGGCGCCGATCCGTCCTTGTTCGGCGTCGCCAAGGGCCGCAATGTGTTTTTGATTTCGCTCGAATCGCTGCAGAGTTTCATGCTGGAGCGGCGCATCGACGGACGGGAAGCGACCCCGTTCCTCAATCGGCTGATGAAGGACAGCTTTGCGTTCGACGAGTTTTATCATCAAACGGGACAAGGCAAAACGTCGGACGCGGAGTTTCTCATCGATACGTCCCTGTTCCCGCTCCCGACGGGCGCTGTCTTCTTCACGCATGCGCAGAACGTGTACCGTACGCTGCCGATGTCGCTGAAGCGCGAGGGGTATGCGACGGCGGCGTTCCACGCGAACGATCCGTCGTTCTGGAACCGTGGCCGCATGTATCCGGCGCTCGGGTACGACCGGTTTTATTCGGTGCGGGATTACGCGGTAAACGAGGAAAATCGGATCGGCTGGGGACTGAACGACGTCTCGTTCTTCGAACAGAGCGTCGCGCTCGCGGCGAAGCTGCCGCAGCCGTTCTTCGCCAAATTGATTACGCTGACGAACCATTATCCGTTCGAGCTGGACGAGGCGCATCGGCTGCTGCCGGAGTATACGTCCAGTTCCCGGACGCTGAATCGGTATGTTCCGACCGTGCGCTACTTGGATCAAGCGGTAGAGCGGTTTTTCGAGGCGGTCAAAGCGCAGGGGTTGTACGAACGTTCCGTGTTCGTGCTGTACGGGGACCATTACGGCATCTCGACCAAGCACAACAAAGCGATGGCGCAGCTGCTCGGCAAGCCGTTGATTACGCCGTACGATACGGTTCGGCTGCAGCGGGTGCCGCTGCTCATCCATATCCCCGGCGTGCCGGGGCGCCGCATGCCGACGGTCGGCGGTCAAATCGATTTGTATCCGACGCTCCTCCACCTGCTCGGCGCGACGCCGGAAGATCGGTATTACTTCGGGCGGGATTTATTCGCCGCCGGCCGGCCGCAGTTCGTCGTCTTCCGAGACGGCAGCTTCGTGACCGACCGGCTCGTCTACACGAAGAACGCTTGCTATGACAAAGCGAGCGGCGGCCGAATCGACGCGGCGGCGTGCGAGCCGTTCAAGCGGCAGGCGATCGACCGGCTCACGTCGTCGGATGCGATCGTCTACGGGGACTTATTCCGGTTCATCCCGGGCGCGGATCCGGCCAGGAAGCTGTAG
- a CDS encoding DUF6044 family protein yields the protein MRTGSRERSGLAAAAFLIALYLAPLYVLGQDAHVRIHDNLDSNIAWYRVLLRSGEWFGPHDAVVPQIANGLPRNAYGTEFSLLIALHAAFPPMLAYAVSQTLVRAFAFLGMYWLLRDHLLPGGGPRLVRIGVPLTFALTPFWPSGMLSTLGQPLALWAFLHIRRGGGRLKHWAAIVLLPLYSSFVLGFFFFLAAMSGLWAWDALTKRRWNAPLLGAVALMTAIYLAIEYRLLLSLVLAEAPTSRSEFVSSRLSTWRCVRLAFKNFTLGHNHVHTLHTAVVLPVTFVGALLAAGRRSWRDRLEGRLLPPLLLLSAALSTWYAFWFHEAWQPWKERFDLLNTFNFARFHFLRPLVIYAAFALACSLFWRKGGKRGRALVYAAIAAQTAVLLAANDEIVYRDEPSFREFYAEAQFRDIAAHIGRPFEDYRVASIGLHPAVAQFNGFYTLDTYNNFYPLAYKHAFREIIAKELAKNKKLRTYFDTWGGRCYVFVDELGKKYDFRKTSKKKVRRLELDAAAFRRLGGRYILSAVPIANAEANGLRLLRIFDHPESAWRIHLYEAIPD from the coding sequence ATGCGAACTGGGAGTCGCGAGCGAAGCGGATTGGCGGCGGCCGCGTTTCTGATAGCGTTATATTTGGCTCCGCTGTATGTGCTGGGGCAAGACGCGCACGTCCGCATTCACGATAATTTGGATTCTAATATCGCTTGGTATAGGGTGCTGCTGCGCAGCGGCGAATGGTTCGGGCCGCACGATGCCGTCGTGCCCCAAATCGCGAACGGACTGCCGCGCAATGCGTACGGAACGGAATTCAGCCTCTTGATCGCGCTTCATGCGGCGTTCCCGCCGATGCTGGCGTACGCGGTCAGCCAGACGCTCGTTCGCGCGTTCGCGTTCCTTGGGATGTATTGGCTGCTGCGCGATCATTTGCTGCCGGGCGGCGGACCTCGGCTCGTGCGGATCGGCGTGCCGCTGACGTTCGCGCTGACGCCGTTCTGGCCGTCGGGCATGCTGAGCACGCTCGGACAGCCCCTCGCGCTCTGGGCGTTCCTGCACATCCGCCGCGGCGGCGGCCGCCTCAAGCATTGGGCGGCGATCGTATTGCTCCCGCTGTATTCGAGCTTCGTGCTCGGTTTTTTCTTCTTCCTCGCGGCGATGTCCGGGCTGTGGGCGTGGGACGCCTTGACGAAGCGCCGCTGGAATGCGCCGCTGCTCGGCGCCGTCGCGCTCATGACCGCGATCTATCTCGCGATCGAATATCGGCTGCTGCTGTCGCTCGTGCTCGCCGAAGCGCCGACGAGCCGGTCGGAGTTCGTGTCGTCGCGGCTGTCGACGTGGCGATGCGTGCGGCTCGCCTTCAAAAATTTCACGCTCGGCCATAACCATGTACATACGCTGCATACGGCCGTCGTGCTGCCGGTTACGTTCGTCGGCGCTTTGCTAGCCGCGGGACGGCGTTCGTGGCGGGATCGCTTGGAAGGCAGGCTGCTGCCGCCGCTGCTGCTGCTGAGCGCGGCGCTGTCGACGTGGTACGCGTTCTGGTTTCACGAGGCGTGGCAGCCGTGGAAAGAGCGCTTCGACCTGCTGAACACGTTCAACTTCGCCCGATTCCACTTTTTGCGCCCGCTGGTCATCTACGCCGCGTTCGCGCTGGCCTGTTCGCTGTTTTGGCGGAAAGGCGGCAAGCGGGGGCGCGCCCTCGTCTACGCGGCGATCGCCGCTCAGACAGCGGTGCTTCTCGCGGCGAACGACGAAATCGTCTACCGCGACGAGCCGTCGTTTCGTGAGTTTTACGCGGAGGCGCAGTTCCGGGACATCGCCGCGCACATCGGCCGTCCGTTCGAGGACTACCGCGTCGCCAGCATCGGCCTGCATCCGGCCGTGGCGCAATTCAACGGCTTTTACACGCTGGACACGTACAACAATTTCTACCCGCTCGCCTATAAACACGCGTTCCGGGAAATCATCGCGAAGGAGCTCGCCAAAAACAAAAAGCTGCGGACGTATTTCGATACATGGGGCGGCCGCTGTTACGTATTCGTGGACGAGCTCGGAAAAAAATACGACTTCCGGAAAACGTCGAAAAAAAAGGTGCGCCGGCTCGAGCTCGACGCCGCGGCGTTCCGAAGGCTCGGCGGGCGGTACATCCTATCCGCCGTGCCGATCGCGAACGCCGAAGCGAACGGGCTGCGCCTGCTGCGCATCTTCGACCACCCCGAGTCCGCTTGGCGCATTCACCTGTATGAGGCGATTCCCGATTGA
- the tlp gene encoding small acid-soluble spore protein Tlp — protein sequence MAKPDNRADNVPHLQKAIQNTLKKLHDTEDYLEEFGEEIPQQEKETLLAKNERREQSIAKFRREVSEEAHENP from the coding sequence ATGGCAAAGCCGGATAATCGAGCCGACAACGTGCCGCACCTGCAGAAGGCGATCCAAAATACGTTGAAAAAACTGCACGACACCGAGGATTATTTGGAGGAGTTCGGGGAGGAGATCCCTCAGCAAGAGAAGGAAACGCTGCTCGCGAAGAACGAGCGGCGCGAGCAATCGATCGCGAAATTCCGCCGAGAAGTGAGCGAGGAAGCGCACGAAAACCCATAA
- a CDS encoding adenylate/guanylate cyclase domain-containing protein, whose amino-acid sequence MNDRKLTEAYHRFVPHQMLTYMNKGSIGELRLDDYVRLDMTVLFSDIRSFTSLSERLTPEETLRFLNSYLSRMEPSIETFGGFIDKFIGDSIMALFGTTADDAVRASLHMLACLRDYNLGRLRAGYEPIRVGIGLNSGPLLLGVVGGESRLQGTVIGDAVNVASRIEGLNKSYGTSLLLTGNTVERLARANEYAMRHIDTVRVRGRQRSERIYELYQADAPEIYEKKAQTQEMFEQARALFESGDYQEAKALFRSVYERNRFDLVSWKYIARCDRPADEAGAHEPAAAADIGHALERSAKRLAGWLHPYEDDAGAPAEAQGAGAPPALLARMAEAARIYFEHHLGFPAADAPFAPIWEPAAPLLDVTACAFLEGALDGGLLLSVDVDGALRLLHRMSYGGWSAEEEMPLMLDALGEALNIVAGNSLRMFHNYVDFVTIEPPVAMRTLRRAARPPAGMWSCTFPLGGGAIKLLAAIES is encoded by the coding sequence ATGAACGACAGGAAATTGACGGAAGCGTACCATCGGTTCGTGCCCCATCAAATGCTGACCTACATGAATAAGGGTTCGATCGGCGAGCTGAGGCTGGACGATTACGTCAGGCTCGACATGACCGTGCTGTTTTCGGACATTCGCTCCTTCACGTCGCTGTCCGAACGATTGACGCCGGAGGAAACCCTCCGGTTTTTAAATTCGTATTTGTCCCGCATGGAGCCGAGCATCGAGACGTTCGGCGGATTTATCGACAAATTCATCGGCGACTCGATCATGGCGCTGTTCGGCACGACCGCGGACGACGCCGTTCGCGCTTCGCTGCATATGCTTGCTTGCCTCCGCGACTACAACCTGGGCCGGCTGCGCGCGGGCTACGAGCCGATCCGCGTCGGCATCGGCCTCAACAGCGGGCCGCTGCTGCTCGGCGTCGTCGGCGGCGAGAGCCGCCTGCAAGGCACGGTCATCGGCGATGCCGTCAACGTCGCGTCTCGGATCGAAGGGCTGAACAAGTCGTACGGCACCTCCCTCTTGCTGACGGGCAACACGGTGGAGCGCCTCGCCCGCGCGAACGAGTACGCGATGCGGCACATCGATACCGTCCGGGTTCGCGGGCGCCAGCGCTCCGAACGCATCTACGAGCTGTATCAGGCGGACGCGCCCGAAATTTATGAAAAGAAGGCGCAGACGCAAGAGATGTTCGAGCAAGCGCGAGCGCTGTTCGAGTCCGGGGATTACCAGGAAGCGAAGGCGCTGTTTCGCAGCGTATACGAACGCAACCGGTTCGATCTCGTAAGCTGGAAATATATCGCGCGCTGCGATCGCCCCGCCGACGAAGCCGGCGCGCACGAGCCGGCCGCGGCCGCGGACATCGGGCACGCCTTGGAGCGGAGCGCGAAGCGCCTCGCCGGCTGGCTGCATCCGTACGAGGACGATGCCGGGGCGCCGGCCGAAGCTCAGGGCGCGGGAGCTCCCCCCGCGCTGCTCGCGCGGATGGCGGAGGCCGCCCGCATTTACTTCGAGCATCATCTCGGCTTCCCCGCCGCGGACGCGCCGTTCGCTCCGATCTGGGAGCCGGCCGCCCCGCTGCTCGACGTCACCGCCTGCGCGTTCCTCGAAGGCGCCCTGGACGGCGGCTTGCTACTCAGCGTCGACGTCGACGGGGCGCTGCGTCTGCTGCATCGGATGAGCTACGGCGGCTGGAGCGCGGAAGAAGAAATGCCGCTGATGCTGGACGCGCTGGGCGAGGCGCTGAACATCGTCGCCGGCAACAGCCTCCGCATGTTCCACAACTATGTCGATTTCGTCACCATCGAGCCGCCCGTCGCCATGCGCACGCTCCGGCGGGCAGCGCGGCCGCCCGCCGGCATGTGGTCATGTACCTTTCCCCTGGGCGGGGGAGCAATCAAGCTGCTCGCCGCGATCGAGAGCTAA
- a CDS encoding response regulator, protein MATVLIVDDSILMRRNLKMMLTEAGHEVVAEASNGIEAYKEYVKTMPDLVTMDITMPVMSGIDAVKKIIASYPEANIIMISALDQRSMVFDAIQNGAKHYILKPITAEKVLQTINEVLRTEQSDEIAAASSPSAAAKASAAPSEAAPFEITNKNGVFLVTLRGSVGAAELDALGGAVAGFQFIKPLKVVFLFDASEAFAEEALERIVGYAQAILQAGGTAKTVSSSKPLNARLKAMDESLFSTIYSDLSQIVV, encoded by the coding sequence ATGGCAACGGTATTGATCGTAGACGATTCGATTTTGATGCGCCGCAATTTAAAGATGATGCTTACGGAGGCGGGTCACGAGGTCGTGGCCGAAGCGTCGAACGGGATCGAAGCATATAAGGAATATGTGAAAACGATGCCGGACCTCGTAACGATGGACATTACGATGCCGGTCATGAGCGGCATCGACGCGGTCAAAAAAATCATCGCCTCCTATCCGGAGGCGAACATCATAATGATCAGCGCGCTCGACCAGCGCAGCATGGTGTTCGACGCCATCCAGAACGGCGCGAAGCATTACATCCTTAAGCCGATTACGGCGGAGAAGGTGCTGCAGACGATCAACGAGGTGCTGCGGACGGAGCAGTCGGACGAAATCGCCGCAGCGTCCTCGCCGTCGGCGGCGGCGAAAGCGTCGGCCGCGCCGAGCGAAGCCGCGCCGTTCGAAATTACGAACAAGAACGGCGTGTTTCTCGTGACGCTGCGCGGGTCGGTCGGCGCCGCCGAACTGGATGCGCTGGGCGGCGCGGTCGCGGGCTTCCAGTTCATTAAGCCGCTGAAGGTCGTGTTCCTGTTCGATGCGTCCGAGGCGTTCGCCGAAGAAGCGCTCGAGCGCATCGTCGGCTATGCGCAGGCGATCCTGCAAGCCGGCGGCACGGCGAAGACGGTGTCGTCGTCCAAGCCGCTGAACGCCCGGCTGAAGGCGATGGACGAAAGCCTCTTCTCCACCATCTATTCGGACTTGTCCCAAATCGTCGTATGA